Proteins encoded in a region of the Triticum dicoccoides isolate Atlit2015 ecotype Zavitan chromosome 3A, WEW_v2.0, whole genome shotgun sequence genome:
- the LOC119268031 gene encoding uncharacterized protein LOC119268031 gives MYADTKNYTLYTWYFYWDQSITSRKHDKHHKRSLPPLAPCIPFSLQTRPGAGPTTSSVYLLPREVTLLRADLEAAPPHRHNCTTNVLLTTQASSRSSCPTIPKGKTAPVLNFLSSHVITK, from the exons ATGTATGCTGACACCAAAA ATTATACACTATACACATGGTACTTTTACTGGGACCAGAGTATTACTTCCAG GAAGCATGACAAGCACCACAAAAGGTCTCTCCCTCCCTTGGCTCCTTGCATTCCCTTCTCCTTGCAGACCAGGCCGGGCGCTGGGCCAACCACTTCGTCTGTCTACCTCCTTCCCCG AGAAGTTACCCTGTTGCGGGCTGACCTGGAGGCGGCTCCTCCACATCGACACAATTGCACGACCAACGTGCTACTGACCACGCAAGCTTCCTCAAGGAGCTCGTGCCCAACGATACCGAAAGGAAAAACTGCTCCAGTTTTGAACTTCTTATCCAGTCATGTTATTACTAAGTGA